TGATATTGCGAAGGCTCTAAGCATAGGCATGAGGCTAGCATGCACGCCGCGCACGGAGAGGTCCGTCACTCCCCGATGACCGCACCGGGATCGAGATAGAAGGCGCGCTTCCAGCCTTGGGGCTGCGCCCGAATGCGCCAAGGATAGGGCACGAGGCTCAGAACGCTGTAGTGCAGATGCGGGGCCTTGCCTAGCGCGTTGCCACTATCGCCCACGGTGCCGAGCGCCGCGCCCAAGGCCAGAACGCGACCGACACTCACGGAGACGCTCTCCAGATGCGCGAAGTAGTGCAAGCGCCATCGAGGCCCTAGCATCAGCACCACGCGGCCACCGTTACCGAACACTCCCGTGAACACGACGACACCGTGGGTGGTGGCCAGCACGGGCGTATCCTGCGCTGCGAAGATGTCGATCCCCTTGTGTACACCGGACGCACCCCACGGGGTGTACCAGAAGCTGTCGACGTTCCAATCGCGTGCAGTGGCGCCCTGCACGGGAATGATCACAGGTTGCGGCAGCAGCATGCCGATGACGCCGATGCCAAGCAACGCCAGCAGTAGCCACCGAATCGCTCGCCTACCGCGTGATGGTGGGACCGTGGCGGACGGGCCGTGCGTTGCGGGAGAGTTCGACACCGCTGGATCTACACCGCGAAGTAGGCCTTGATGCCGGCGAGCGCGTTGGTGGTGGCGACCGCTGCCAGAATCAACCCCATGACGCGGCTGATGACACTCGCGCCCGCGTCCCCGATCACCCGATGGATCGCGCTTGCGATGAGCATCAGGATCAGGGCGATCCCCACCACCACGAGCATGGGTAGCGGCCACTTGCGCTTGCTCCCAAACCCCCAGCCTACCGTTCTCCGTCAGCAATACGGCCGCCAGCATGGCGCCCGGCCCAGCAATGGATGGCACGGCAAGCGGGAAGATCGCGGTCTCCGTTTGCGCCTCCGCCAACCGCGCCTCCTCCTCGGGCTTGCTCTCGCCGAAAATCATCGAGAGAGCAAAGAGGAAAAGGACGATTCCACCTGCAATCTGG
This genomic stretch from Pseudomonadota bacterium harbors:
- a CDS encoding M23 family metallopeptidase, producing the protein MLLPQPVIIPVQGATARDWNVDSFWYTPWGASGVHKGIDIFAAQDTPVLATTHGVVVFTGVFGNGGRVVLMLGPRWRLHYFAHLESVSVSVGRVLALGAALGTVGDSGNALGKAPHLHYSVLSLVPYPWRIRAQPQGWKRAFYLDPGAVIGE